Within Ralstonia pickettii DTP0602, the genomic segment GGGCTGCGTGATCGGCAACAGCAGGCTCATGACCCGGCTCCAGCGCACCAGGTTGCGCGCATCGACATAGACCACGTCCTTGGGCTCGAGCTCGAAGCCTTCGGCGATCGCCAGCGCCACCGGCGAATTGCCGTCCAGGTGGAACACCTTGGGCTCGCCGTCGGGCTGCTTGCGGATCACGAAGATCTGCTCGGCGTTGGCCGAGTTCGGGTTCACGCCGCCGGCATCGCCCAGCGCCTCGTTCAGCGTCATGCGGCCGTTGCGCATCAGCAGCGACGTCGGCCTGACCACTTCGCCGGTGACGAAGATCTTGTTGTCCTCGCGCTGCTCGACGCGCACGATGTCGCCCGAGCGCAGCAGGATGCGTGACGGATCGACCCCCTTGGCCAGCAGCGCGGGCATGTTCACGTGCCAGGAGCGCTCGCCGCGGGTGACGCGCACGCGGCTGTTGTCGCCGGTGGTGTTGAGCACGCCGCCGGCGCGGTTCAGCGCCTCGACCAGCGTCATCGGCGCATCGTCGATGGCCTGCATGCCGGGCGTCTTCACTTCGCCGTCGACGTAGACGCGCTGGCTGCGGAAGCCCAGCACGCGCACCGTCATCTGCGGATCGCGCACCACGCGCGACAGCACCTTGGCCATGCGGTCGCGCACTTCATTGGCGGTGCTCCCCGCTACCTTCATCACGCCCGCATACGGGAACTGGATGTCGCCCGAGGCGCTCACCACGTAGCCCGGCACGTTGGAACCGCCGGTGGACTGCGGGATCTCGTAGGTGGCGCCCACGCTGTAGGTCTGCGTGGGGAACACCAGCTCAGGGTGGTCCCAGACCACCACCGAAATGATGTCGCCCGGACCGATGCGATAGGGCTGGGGCTTGGCGTACAGTTCGTCCACGCCCAGGTTATCCACCTTTGGCTTGGCCTTCAGCTTGCGCACCAGGTCGAGCGTGATCGGCGTGGTGGTGGCGATCGCGTCGTCGCCCACCGCGCTGACCTTGCCGCTGGGTTCGAAATACATGCCGGGGGATGCGGCGCAGGCGGCAAGCAGCAGGGTGGCGGCGGCCACCCCGAGCGATCGTGCCGCGCGGGCGCCGTGCTTGTCTTGCGGTGCTGCTGCCTCCGGACCGCTTGCGGCCCTTGTCCGGTCTGATCTCATGGCTGTCTCCTCGGTCGACAACGCCGACATGGCGCCTCGTGCCCATGCCTTCCGAGCTCATCGTATGAACCCGGAGGTCTAGCTTCGGTGCGCTCTCGCACATTGCGTCGGGCCCAATCGGATGGGTTTAAACCCCGCTTGTGCCAAGCTCTCGCAGGGCCGCAGCGGTGCGCAAAGCCTGCTCTCACGCCGATGGATGAGGGCCTTCTGGCCGAGTGCTGCGAGGCCCTATGGCACGGCCCCATGACGCGGCCACACGACCCTGCCCGCGCTGCCGACGCTACGCCGCAAACATGCGGGGCTGTGCACGCACGCCAACAGGGACGCGAGTTGCAGGGCGCCGTGATGGGGCTGCCGGTGGTCGCCACCGACATCAATGGCTGCAATGAGGTCATCGAACCGGAGCCAGCACTCTGGTTTGCATGGTGGCTCGAGTGAACTGCGATCGCGTTCGGTTCATGGGAGGGGCTGCGCGCCCCGCCGCATGCACACGCTTGCCACGCACGCCGCGCCGGCACTAGGCGGGCAGGCGCAGCGGATTGACCTGGTAGGTGCCGCGCGAGGAAATCATCTGCCGCTCCGGTGCGTTGGCGCGCACGCCGCAATGCGAATCGACCACGCACTCGCGGCCAATGTGGATGCGCGGATAGATGGTGGCGCGCGTGCCGAGGAAGCACCCCTCGCCGACCGAAGCATCGCCGTTGAGCGCCGCGAACGGAGAAAGAATCGAGTACGCCCCCACGCGTGCGCCATGGCCGACGCTGCAGTGCACGCCGGCAAGCGTGCCGTCTTCCATCATCGCGTTGCGGTTGATGATGCCGAGCGGGCACACCAGCACGCCCGTGCCCAGCCGCGCGTGGCGCGACACGATGGCCGCGCCGTGCACATACGCGGGCAGCGCCACGCCGTTGCCCGCCAGCCGCATGCTCACCGCTCGCCGCGCGCGCACCATGCCGATCGCCACCACCACCACCTGCCCGGGCGCCGCGCGAAAGTCCGCCACGCTCGACAGGTGCGGCAGCGGCACGCCGTCGGGCACCTTGCCGGGGGCGTCGTCGATAAAGCCGGCCACCGCGGGGCCGCCGGCCAGGGACTCCTCGTACAGGTAGTCGAAGATCTCCAGCGCAAAGCCGCCGGCGCCGGCGATGACGACGGAAGAAACGGGTTCGGGATGCAGCAACGGCATGATGGGTTGGCGCCTGAGGCGCTTGGAGACGACTTCAGTACACGCTGACCTCGCGCAGGAATGCACGGGTCAGATCCAGGCCGTCCCACACCGGCGCAAACGCCAGTGCCTTGCCGAACGGCACGATGCGGTCGATGCCGCCAGGCAGGCTGGCCGCGATAAAGCGGCGCAGCTCGGCGGCATCGAAGCCGGCGTAGGCGACGGTCTGCACGCTGCGGTCCAGCAGCGCGGGCAGGTCCGTCAGCGCCGGCATCGACGATTCGAAGAAGAGCCCCGCGCCGCAATGGCGCGCGGCATGCAGCGCCGGTTCGTCCAGCCATACGCGCACCAGGTCATTGCTGCCTTCGTTGCGCGCTTCGGCACGGGTCTCGATCGCGAGCGCGTCGGCCGCCACCAGCTTGTTGACGTAATCGGCTTCGCCCAGCGCCGGCGCCCTGGCCGCGACGATGTCGCCGAGCCGCTGCCAGAAGTCGCGGCTGGCTTCGCGCGCCTCGCCGCGCTCGCCGATCCACAGCACCAGCCGCGGCGAAGAGCACGCCATCTGGCCGAACCAGTAGGCGTCATTGTGGAAGGCGTGCGCCAATTCGTCCTGGCGCGCCGGCGTCGCGGCCAGCCAGCCCGCGGCCGACACCAGCGCCAGCGAATACTTGTTCGGGAAGCAGATCTCCGTGGCCGTGGGCGGCAGCGCAATGCGGCGCAACGCCGCCACGGTATCGTCGCCGCCCCAGATCACGCGCACGTCGCACACCGCCGACAGCCGCGCGGTCACGGCCTCATCGGCGGCATAGCGCACCAGCAGCGTGCGCTGGGCGATGGCGTGGTGGGCGGGCTCGGCCAGCAGGCATCGCACCGCGTCGACCAAGAGCGCCGCCTGCGGCGATTCGCGCGTGGACACGCGCACGATATTGCGGTTGCCGCTGAGCAGCGCCAGCATCCATGAATAGACGAAGATGGTGTCGACATTGGCGGGCGCGATATGCAGCACGGTGCCGCGCGGCACCATCACCGGCGCATCGGTGCGCGCCTGCCACTGCTGGCGCACGTCGTCGCGCAGCCGCGTAAGGTTGGCCCGGCGCAGCCAGAAGGCCAGCGCGGTCAGCTCAGGATACGCGCGCGCCTGCGGCGCATGCAGCAGCGCCTCGGACAGGGCCGCGGCGAACGCCAGCGCCGCGTCGCTGTACGGCGGCAGCACCGGCACGCCGGCCAGCGCCTCGGGCGCGACCGCCGCGGGGATGCCGGGGACGTCAGGATTGAGGAAGACCAGGGTGCTCATGCGCGGGCTCCCCCGGTGACGGCGCCATGGCTGGCGCCCATGGACGGCAATCCGGCCGCATAGGTGTCGCTGCAGCCGCGCAGCTCGGCGCGCGGGATGCGGCCGTGCACGCGGAAGGTGCGCCCCAGCCGCCCGCACGGGCAGTCGTCGATGCCGAGGCAGGTGCCGGTATCCTCGGTCAGCAGGCTGTTGCCGGGATAGCTGCCCGGCAGTGCCGACAGCACCTGGATCACACCGGGCCGGCCCGGCGGCTGCACCGACCAGTCACGCGCATTGCGGATCAGCACGTCGGCAAAGGCGGGCGTATGCAGCCGGCCATGCTCGCACTCCATGAAGATCGAGCCGACCTGCTCGACCATGCCGTAGAAGTCGTGCACCGCGCCGATATTGCAGCGCTCGCGCAGGCGCCGGCGGAAGGTGGCGCCGTCCACCGCCTCGTCCTGCAGCTTCTTCCAGCCGCCGCCGTGGATCAGCACCGCCTCGCCGAAGTCCAGGTCGGCGCCTTGCCGGTCCAGCTCGGCCAGGAAGTGCCGCCAGATCATGAAGGTGAAGCCAAACAGGAAGATGCGCTCGCCGCGGTGGCGTGCGAGGAAGTCCGCGATCACGCCGAGATCCGGCGCCATGTCGGCCTCGCGCAGCGCATAGGTGTGGTCGCGGCCAAAGCTGGAAAAGCCCAGGATGCCGGCGCCGCGCGCCGAGAACGAGGCGCGGCTGCGGATCACCGCGGGGTGGTCGAGCACCAGCATCGGCAGGCGCGCCTTGCCCAGGAACTGCTGCACGATCAGCACCAGCGCGCGCGTCTGCGCGGTGGCGGTGGCGCGGTCCAGCACGATACGCGACACGCGCTGCGAGGTGGTGCCCGACGAAGTCAGCACCTTGAACACATCGGCTTCGCCGACCGAGCGCAGTTCATATTCCTTGAACAGCCGCACCGGCAGGAACGGCAGTTCCTCCAGCGCGAAGCGCTCGCCGCCGTGGTAGCCGCGCCCCTCCAGCACGCGCCGGTAGGGCGGGCAATGCTCGGCATGGTGCCAGGTCAGCGCGCTCAGCAGCATGCCCAGATGCGCTGACTTCTCGGCGTGCGGCACGCCGTAGACCGGCCAGTCGAAGTACGGGCGCTCGGTTGCCATGCTGTGGATCTCCTGTGGGCGCAGCGTCGGGCTCGTTGGATTGGGGTCAGCCTGCGGCTGGTGCGTGGACCACGTCGCTCAGTAGGTCGGCATAGCGCACCTTGCCCGCGCCGGACATCGGGAAGGCCTGCACGCCCACCACCCGGATGGCCGAGCGGTGCAGCCGGTAGCGCTTGCTGATGGTGTTGGCCAGTTCGTCCAGCGCGGCCGCGTTGGCACCGCGCACCGCCACCACCAGCAGGTCGTCGCGCCCGGTGACGGCCACGTCATGGCGCTCGTTGCGCAGCTGCGCCTCCACCTCGTCCATGCCGATGCGGTTGCCGAATACCTTGATAAAGCGCTTGAGCCGCCCGGTCACGTGGAAGTAGCCATCGCTGTCGCGCCGCGCCAGGTCGCCGGTGCGCAGGTAGCCCTGCTGCAGGTCCGGCGCGCACAGGTCGGCGGCTTCGGTAGCGTAGCCCAGCATCACGTTGGGGCCGGTGTAGCACAGCTCGCCGCTCTCGCCGGGCGTGCTGGCGAGGCTGCCGTCCTCGCGGCGCAGCTCCAGCCGGCCGCCGGGGATGGCGATGCCGATCGCGCCGATCTTCTCCAGCAGCCGGTGGGGCGGCACGTAGGCGATGCGCGCGGTGGCCTCGGTCTGTCCGTACATCACGAAGAAGCGCTGGCCGCGCGCAGCCGCCAGTTCGCCGAACCAGCGCTGCAGCGCGTCGGGCAGGCGCCCGCCGGCTTGCGTCATCGTGCGCAGCGACGGCAGCGCCATGCGCTCGAAGCGCAGCTGGCGCAGGATCGCGTATTGCGCCGGCACCCCGGCCAGGCTGGTGGCCGACTGCTCGCGCAGGCGGTCCCAGAATGCGCGCGCGGTCAGGGGCGCGCCGGTCATTACCAGCGTCGCGCCCACCAGCAGGTGGCTGTTGATCACCGACAGGCCGTAGGAATAGTGCATCGGCAACGAGGTGATGGCGCGCTCGCTGTCGTCCAGCGCCAGGAAGCCGGCAATCGCGCTGGCGTTGGCCTGCAGGTTGTGCGCGCTCAGCCGCACCAGCTTGGGCGCGCCGGTGCTGCCCGAGGTCGACAGCAGCAGCGCCAGGTCCGGATGCACCGGCGGCGACGAGGGCGCGCGCGCCTGCCAGCCGTCGTCGGTGTGGACATGCGCCACGCCGTAGTGCGCGTAGAGCGCTTCACGCAGGTCGACGTCGAGTCCGGCATCCACCAGCAGCGCCGGGATGTCCGCACGCAGTGCGCCCAGGTAGGCGGCCAGCGACGGCAGGCTGTTGGCGCATTCGATCGCAACCAGCGTGCGGCGCCGCGCCGGCGCGCCGGCGACGGTGTAGGTGACATCGGCCTCGCGCGCCAGTGCCGCATAGCTGACCCGGGTGCCGTCTTGCAGCACCAGCGCGGTCTGGCTGCCGAATGCCTGCAGGCGATGAGCGAAGGTCAAACCAGCATCCCCCCATCCACGCCGATGGTCTGGCCGGTGACGTAGGCCGACAGGTCCGAGGCGAGAAACGCCGCGACCCGCGCCACGTCCAGCGGCTGCCCCACGCGGCCCATCTTGACCGAGGCCACGGCCCGCGCAAAGCACTCGGGCCCGACCGAACGCGCCATGTCGGTGTCTATCACTCCGGGCGCGATCGCGTTGACGCGGATATTCTGCGGCGCCAGCTCCTTGGCCAGCGACTTGGTGATGCCGATCACCGCGGCCTTGCTGGCGGCGTAGACCGCCTCGCCGGCATTGCCGTTGGTGCCCATGATCGAGGCCAGGTTGACGATGCTGCCACCCTGGCCACGCGCCATCAGGCGGCTGGCGTACTGCGCGCAATGCAGCACGCCAAAGGTATTGGTGTCGAAGACATGGCGCATCTGGCGCTCGGTCACCATGCCGATCAGCGCGTCCTCCAGCACGCCGGCGTTGGCCACAAGCACATCCAGGCGCTTGACCTGCCGGAACACGGACTGGAACGCGTTGCGCACGCTCTCGGGCTGGCTGACGTCCAGCACCAGCGGCGTCACCTTCGCGCCCGGCATGGCGTCGAGCAGCTCCGCGCGGCGCTGCGCCACGCGCTCCTCGGAGCGGCCCGACAGGAATACGTGCGCGCCTTCGGCGGCGAACAGCCTCGCGGTGGCCAGGCCGATGCCGCGGGTGGCGCCGGTGACCAGTGCGATCTTGTCTTCGAGCAGCACGGTGCACCTCACAGGACGACGCGGTATTTCGCGAGAATTTCCTTGGCCTTGGCCACCGAGCTCATGTCGACGATGTCGTCGGTGTCCATCATGATCTCGAACAAGTTCTCGATCTCGGCCACCAGCGCCATGTGCGCCACCGAATCCCATTCGGGGATGGTGTTGTAGGTCAGGTCGTCGGTCACGCGGTCTTCCTGGATGCACAGTACGTCGGCAAAAACCCGGTGCAGTTTGGCAGTGTTGGTCATGGTGTCGGCTTCAGGTAGAGAACGCACGGGACGGTTGCCGGGCGCCACGCAAAGGCGGGACTGACTCGCGCCGCCCCGCCTCTGGTGTGCACCGCGTCATCGTAGGCCGGTGCGGCGTTGTGCTCTGTACGGTTTCGCACGCCTGTTTGAAGTGCACGGCGCGCGCCCGTGCGGCAGGCCGTAGGTCCTCATGGCGAATTGCCGGGCGCCGCAGCGCTGGCCGGCTCCAGCTGGGTGTCGGTTTCGGGCGGGAACAGCGGCGCGCCAGCAATCTTGCGGATGGCGGCCTGCAGCGGCTGGCGCGCGCCTTCGGGCGGCACGCTCTCGGGCTGCGCAGCGGGCTGCTGGCTTGCCGGTTGCGCCCGTGCGGGCGCGGCGGGGCGGTTGTCCAGCGACGTGTAGGGCGCGTACTCCGGCACGACCGCCTGCACCAGCGTCTGGATGCTGACCTCGTCGCGCGTCTCGCACGCGGCAAACAGGCGCGCCAGGCGCTGTTCCAGCTCGGTCTGCTCCAGGAAGGGCTCGTGCGAACACATGATGCGTTCATGCTCGCTGGGGGTGACGTCGCCCCCGATCAGCAGCTCCTCGTACAGCTTCTCGCCGGGGCGCAGCCCCACCACCTTGATCTCGATATCGCCCGCGGGATTCTTGCGGGTGCGCTCCACCAGCCCCGACATCTCGATCATGGAGCGCGCCAGGTCGACGATGCGTACCGGCTTGCCCATGTCGAGCACGAACACCTCGCCGCCGCGCGCCATCGCGCCGGCCTGGATCACCAGCTGCGCCGCCTCGGGGATCAGCATGAAGAAGCGGATCACGTCCGGATGCGTGATGGTGATCGGGCCGCCCGCGCGGATCTGCCGGCGGAACAACGGCACCACCGATCCCGACGAGCCCAGCACGTTGCCGAAGCGCACCATGGCAAAGGTGGTGCGCGTGCCGGACCGCGCCGCGGCGGCCTGGAACACCAGCTCGGCGATGCGCTTGCTGGCGCCCATCACGTTGGTGGGCCGCACCGCCTTGTCGGTGGAGATCAGCACGCAGGTGCGCACGCCGAAGTGGTCCGCCATGTTGGCGATATTGACCGTGCCCAGCACGTTGTTGCGGATGCCCTCGGACATATTGCCTTCCACCAGCGGCACATGCTTGTAGGCGGCCGCGTGATAGATGGTGTCGACCTGCTGCCCGCGCATGGCTGCGGCCACGGCCTCCGCATCGCACACCGAGCCGATGCGCGCCTGCAGGTCCAGCCCGGGGAAACCGCGGCGCAGTTCCTGTTCCACGACGTAGAGCGCAAACTCGGAGTGATCGAACAGGATCAGGCGGGCCGGGTCGCACGTTGCGATCTGACGGCACAGCTCGCTGCCGATCGAGCCGCCGGCGCCGGTCACCAGCACCACCTTGCGGTGCGTGCATTTGGCGAACAGCTCCTCGCGCGGCGGCACGATATCGCGCCCGAGCAGGTCTTCGATCTTGATGTCGCGGATCGACTGCATGGTGATCTTGCGGTCCACCAGTTCCAGCAGCGTCGGCAGCGTGCGCACGCTGACCGCGTAGCGGTGCAGCTTGTCGACGATGATGCGCCGGCGCTCGACCGACAACGTGGGCATCGCCAGCACCACCTCGTTGATGCCATGCTGGTAGATCTGCTCGCGCATCTGGTCGCTGTGGTAGACCGGCAGGTCGGCAAAGATCTTCTTGTCGAGCGTGATGTCGTCATCGAAGAAGCACACCGCCTTGTGATTCAGGCTGGCCCGCATGGCGATGGCCAGCTGGAAGCCCGCATCGCCCGCGCCGAAGATCGCCACGCGCAGCGCCGGGCGGCTGTCCGCGGGCAGCCGCCGCTGTTGCGTGCGGTTGAGCAGCGCGCGCGCCACGAAGCGCGACACCACCACGTAGGCGAAGGCGATAAACCAGTAGATCAGCACGCCCGTGCGCGGCAACCGGTCCAGGTTGACCAGGAACGACAGCCCGTAGGTCAGCCCGATCAGGCAGGCCAGGCTGGTGCCTGTGATCCACAGTACCTTCAGGTCGAAGTAGCGCACCACGGTGCGGTACAGCCCGCTGAAGGAGAACACCGGGATCGTGCAGATCGCGATCACCGCCGCGGGCGTCACGCCGTAGTGCGTGACCAGGTCGAAGTTGCCGGAGCGCAGAAACAGCGCCAGCGTGAAGCACAGCGGCAGCGCCACCAGGTCGGCCAGCACCATCAGCGCCACCTTGCGCCGGCGCGGCAGCGACACCAGCCATTGCGACAGCGGGAACAGCGGGGTGCTCATGGCCGTGGCCCTCCTGCGTGCCTGCGCGACGGCGGTGCGACGGACGCCGCCAGCGACCCCGTTCCAGCGTACAGCGTTGCCCGAACCATGCCTGCCAGCGGCGCGCGCGGATGGCCGCGGCGCATGCCTTGCCGCGCCAGGTGCAGGCGCCGTGGGAGGCCTGCGCCACGGTGACGGCGCGATGTTCCGAGATAGTGTTCCATGCCAGCCATTATTGTTTTCTGCCTGGCGCGCGCAATTGGCCAGCGTGCGCTGCCGTACGCAAACGGAAGCCCTCGCCCGGCAACTGCGCGCACCTTCCTGCTGGTGGTCTAGGCCACATGGCTGCCTTCACTTGCCTGATGAACTTTGATTAGATGAAGGCGTTTCCAGCCAGGCGCAGCGCGCCATGCCGGCCCGTTCGCGGCCCCCGGCAAGTCCCTGCCGCCACATAACCATCACATCATGAAGCGCATCCTCGATATTGTCCTCGCGTCGCTGGCGCTGCTGTTGCTCGCCGTGCCGCTGCTGGTCCTCGCCGTGATGGTCCGCATCAAGCTGGGCGGTCCCGTCATCTTTCGCCAGACACGCCCAGGCCTGCACGGCAAGCCGTTCGAGCTGCTCAAGTTCCGCACCATGACCGACGCGCGCGGCCCGGATGGCGAGCTGCTCTCCGACCATGAACGCATCACCCCCTTCGGCTGGCTCCTGCGCCGCACCAGCCTCGATGAACTGCCCGAGCTGTGGTGCGTGCTCAAGGGCGACATGAGCCTGGTGGGACCGCGTCCGCTGATGATGGAATACCTGCCGCTGTATTCGCCCGAGCAGGCGCGCCGCCATGACGTGCCCAGCGGCATCACCGGCTGGGCCCAGGTCAACGGCCGCAACTCGCTCAGCTGGGAAGACAAGTTCGCG encodes:
- a CDS encoding multidrug MFS transporter (K01991: ABC-2.OM, wza; polysaccharide export outer membrane protein); its protein translation is MSALSTEETAMRSDRTRAASGPEAAAPQDKHGARAARSLGVAAATLLLAACAASPGMYFEPSGKVSAVGDDAIATTTPITLDLVRKLKAKPKVDNLGVDELYAKPQPYRIGPGDIISVVVWDHPELVFPTQTYSVGATYEIPQSTGGSNVPGYVVSASGDIQFPYAGVMKVAGSTANEVRDRMAKVLSRVVRDPQMTVRVLGFRSQRVYVDGEVKTPGMQAIDDAPMTLVEALNRAGGVLNTTGDNSRVRVTRGERSWHVNMPALLAKGVDPSRILLRSGDIVRVEQREDNKIFVTGEVVRPTSLLMRNGRMTLNEALGDAGGVNPNSANAEQIFVIRKQPDGEPKVFHLDGNSPVALAIAEGFELEPKDVVYVDARNLVRWSRVMSLLLPITQPAISAGTGFR
- a CDS encoding hypothetical protein (K14849: RRP1; ribosomal RNA-processing protein 1); amino-acid sequence: MDEGLLAECCEALWHGPMTRPHDPARAADATPQTCGAVHARQQGRELQGAVMGLPVVATDINGCNEVIEPEPALWFAWWLE
- a CDS encoding hypothetical protein (K00680: E2.3.1.-; [EC:2.3.1.-]), which gives rise to MPLLHPEPVSSVVIAGAGGFALEIFDYLYEESLAGGPAVAGFIDDAPGKVPDGVPLPHLSSVADFRAAPGQVVVVAIGMVRARRAVSMRLAGNGVALPAYVHGAAIVSRHARLGTGVLVCPLGIINRNAMMEDGTLAGVHCSVGHGARVGAYSILSPFAALNGDASVGEGCFLGTRATIYPRIHIGRECVVDSHCGVRANAPERQMISSRGTYQVNPLRLPA
- the fabG gene encoding 3-ketoacyl-ACP reductase (Catalyzes the first of the two reduction steps in the elongation cycle of fatty acid synthesis~K00059: fabG; 3-oxoacyl-[acyl-carrier protein] reductase [EC:1.1.1.100]) → MLLEDKIALVTGATRGIGLATARLFAAEGAHVFLSGRSEERVAQRRAELLDAMPGAKVTPLVLDVSQPESVRNAFQSVFRQVKRLDVLVANAGVLEDALIGMVTERQMRHVFDTNTFGVLHCAQYASRLMARGQGGSIVNLASIMGTNGNAGEAVYAASKAAVIGITKSLAKELAPQNIRVNAIAPGVIDTDMARSVGPECFARAVASVKMGRVGQPLDVARVAAFLASDLSAYVTGQTIGVDGGMLV
- a CDS encoding membrane protein, whose translation is MSTPLFPLSQWLVSLPRRRKVALMVLADLVALPLCFTLALFLRSGNFDLVTHYGVTPAAVIAICTIPVFSFSGLYRTVVRYFDLKVLWITGTSLACLIGLTYGLSFLVNLDRLPRTGVLIYWFIAFAYVVVSRFVARALLNRTQQRRLPADSRPALRVAIFGAGDAGFQLAIAMRASLNHKAVCFFDDDITLDKKIFADLPVYHSDQMREQIYQHGINEVVLAMPTLSVERRRIIVDKLHRYAVSVRTLPTLLELVDRKITMQSIRDIKIEDLLGRDIVPPREELFAKCTHRKVVLVTGAGGSIGSELCRQIATCDPARLILFDHSEFALYVVEQELRRGFPGLDLQARIGSVCDAEAVAAAMRGQQVDTIYHAAAYKHVPLVEGNMSEGIRNNVLGTVNIANMADHFGVRTCVLISTDKAVRPTNVMGASKRIAELVFQAAAARSGTRTTFAMVRFGNVLGSSGSVVPLFRRQIRAGGPITITHPDVIRFFMLIPEAAQLVIQAGAMARGGEVFVLDMGKPVRIVDLARSMIEMSGLVERTRKNPAGDIEIKVVGLRPGEKLYEELLIGGDVTPSEHERIMCSHEPFLEQTELEQRLARLFAACETRDEVSIQTLVQAVVPEYAPYTSLDNRPAAPARAQPASQQPAAQPESVPPEGARQPLQAAIRKIAGAPLFPPETDTQLEPASAAAPGNSP
- a CDS encoding sugar transferase; protein product: MKRILDIVLASLALLLLAVPLLVLAVMVRIKLGGPVIFRQTRPGLHGKPFELLKFRTMTDARGPDGELLSDHERITPFGWLLRRTSLDELPELWCVLKGDMSLVGPRPLMMEYLPLYSPEQARRHDVPSGITGWAQVNGRNSLSWEDKFALDVWYVDHQSVWLDLRILWLTVRTVLQRDGISAAGEVSATVFTGSRN